In Tuberibacillus sp. Marseille-P3662, the following proteins share a genomic window:
- a CDS encoding PspC domain-containing protein, whose product MRKLYRSRQNRIFGGILGGIGEYLHVDPTVIRLIYLVLFVMTGGIPLGILYIASLFIIPGEDPH is encoded by the coding sequence ATGAGAAAGTTATATCGTTCACGGCAGAATCGGATTTTTGGCGGTATTCTGGGTGGAATCGGCGAATACTTGCATGTTGATCCGACGGTCATAAGACTCATTTACCTTGTCTTATTTGTCATGACAGGGGGTATTCCGTTAGGCATATTGTATATTGCTTCCTTATTTATTATTCCAGGGGAGGATCCGCATTAA
- a CDS encoding phage holin family protein produces MLRHWLISIIVNTILLMVIAGYMNHFHLSGVTAAIIASIILSLLNVIVKPVLILLTLPVTVFTLGLFLFIINAVTLSLTAGIMGNHFMIDGFGSAIIAAIVMSVLNLITQNLIIKPIFEKKSKGD; encoded by the coding sequence ATGTTGAGACATTGGTTGATATCCATTATTGTAAATACAATCTTGTTAATGGTCATTGCCGGCTACATGAATCATTTTCACCTCTCAGGGGTCACGGCAGCCATCATTGCTAGTATTATTCTGTCTTTGTTAAATGTCATTGTTAAACCGGTCTTAATATTGTTGACTTTGCCTGTCACCGTGTTTACTTTGGGACTGTTTTTGTTTATTATCAATGCGGTGACTTTGTCCTTAACGGCTGGCATTATGGGCAATCACTTTATGATTGACGGTTTTGGCAGTGCCATTATAGCTGCTATTGTTATGTCCGTGCTTAATCTTATCACGCAGAACCTAATTATCAAACCAATTTTTGAAAAGAAAAGTAAAGGAGACTGA
- the hprK gene encoding HPr(Ser) kinase/phosphatase yields MATVIVQEIIDQFDLEMISGDSGIDREIVTSDISRPGLEMAGFFTYYPAERVQLLGKTELSFFNSLPDSERNARMDRLCTLETPCIIITRNLDIPEELISAANEAGIPVLRSKSKTTHLSSRVTNYLEARLAPMTSVHGVLVDIYGIGVLLTGASGVGKSETALELVKRGHRLVADDSVEIRQTGDNDLVGNAPDLIRHLLEIRGLGIINVMTLFGAGAIRNYKKISITMELELWNEQKMYDRLGLEEDKIDFIDTTLPRLTIPVRPGRNLSVIVEVAAMNFRLKRMGINTAKQFNERLNDAIKNHE; encoded by the coding sequence ATGGCAACTGTCATCGTTCAAGAGATTATAGATCAATTTGATTTAGAGATGATTTCGGGTGACTCGGGTATTGATAGAGAAATTGTGACCAGTGATATTTCAAGACCAGGATTGGAAATGGCTGGTTTTTTTACATATTATCCGGCAGAACGGGTGCAACTGTTAGGCAAAACAGAATTATCGTTCTTTAATTCCTTGCCCGATAGTGAGCGAAACGCACGGATGGACCGATTGTGTACATTAGAAACACCATGCATCATCATCACCCGCAATTTGGATATACCTGAAGAACTCATATCGGCAGCTAATGAGGCAGGAATTCCAGTGCTTCGCTCTAAATCAAAAACAACCCATTTAAGCAGTCGAGTGACCAATTATTTGGAAGCACGCTTAGCTCCAATGACATCGGTGCATGGCGTTCTAGTTGATATCTATGGCATCGGTGTACTTCTTACAGGAGCAAGTGGTGTCGGAAAGAGTGAAACGGCGCTTGAGCTTGTGAAACGGGGTCACCGGTTAGTGGCTGATGACTCCGTCGAAATTAGGCAGACAGGCGACAATGATTTGGTGGGTAATGCTCCAGATCTTATCAGGCATCTATTGGAAATCAGGGGGCTTGGTATCATTAATGTAATGACTTTGTTTGGAGCAGGCGCCATTAGGAATTATAAAAAAATCTCAATTACCATGGAACTTGAATTATGGAATGAGCAAAAAATGTATGACCGTTTGGGTCTCGAGGAAGACAAAATTGATTTCATCGACACAACGCTGCCTCGCCTGACGATCCCTGTTAGACCAGGACGAAATCTGTCTGTCATTGTGGAAGTAGCGGCTATGAACTTCCGTCTAAAGCGAATGGGGATTAATACAGCTAAGCAATTTAATGAACGTCTTAACGATGCGATTAAAAATCACGAATAA